The Pseudomonas fragi DNA window ATCCTGGTGGAGACGAAACGATTCACGCATCAAACGCTTAAGGCGATTGCGCTCAACGGAGAGCTTTACGCTCTTTTTCCCGATCACTAACCCCAGGCGGGGGTGATCAAGATCGTTGCTACGCGCAAGGAGCAGGAGATTTTTCCCCGGAACCTTGCCGGTGGGGGAGTCAAAGACTGCCTTGAAATGTCGGGGAGTGAGTAACCGCTTTTCCCGACTGAAGTCCTGACTCACCACCATTGTCTGATTATCAAACTGCCAGACGTGCACGGCCTTTGGCGCGGCGACGCGACAGGACTGCACGGCCGTTTTTAGTAGCCATGCGAGCACGGAAACCGTGAGTGCGGGCGCGTTTGATAGTGCTTGGTTGGAAAGTACGTTTCATGTCGTGCTACCTGGTTCGTCCACAACGGGCCGGAATGGCCCCCGTTTTAAGAGACCGGCGATTCTAGAGAATGCAAGCCGATAGGTCAATTTCCAACCAACGTTTACTGCTAAATAGATGTTTGCCGTTTTACACCTGCCTGGTGCCTGCCAACTATAGAAATAAAAAAACGAAGTATTTAAAGCTCTTTTAAAGAACTTACTACTTTTATAGAGCCAGTTATCTGTGGATAACTCTATGCAGCCCTTGTACAGCAAGGTTTTCAGAGATCAGAAAGGTTGTCCACAAGCGGTGCTTTGCCTGTGCTGCGCACGCGGATAAGCTGTGCATGAAAGGGCTCTTTATCCACAGGCGGGTTATGCACAGAGTTTTACCCCCACTTGTGCAACGAGCTCAGGCCCGCTTATCCACAGACCTTATGCACATACCATTTGTCGCTTTGTTCACAGCAAAAAGCCGGTTAACCCCCTATATGCAGCGCAGCTACATGTGGATAAGTGCGACCGCGGTCGCTACAATGGCGCCTGTTTTTGCCTCACCGGCTTTCAACTTAGGGGATATCCGTGTCAGTGGAACTTTGGCAGCAGTGCGTGGAGCTTTTGCGCGATGAGCTGCCTGCCCAGCAATTCAACACCTGGATCCGTCCACTACAGGTCGAAGCCGAAGGCGACGAGTTGCGTGTGTATGCACCCAACCGATTCGTTCTCGACTGGGTCAACGAAAAGTACTTGAGCCGTTTGCTTGAACTGCTTAATGAGCACAGCAATGGCATGGCGCCAGCGTTGTCCTTGTTAATAGGCAGCAAACGCAGCTCGGCGCCTCGTGCTGCGCCCAATGCGCCTCTGGCTGCAGCGGCCTCCCAACAGGCCCCGGCGCCGAGCGCTCCTGCGCCAACGGCTACAGCGGCGCCCGCCCCTGCTCCAAAGCAGGCCGAGGCCGCCAGTGAAGAGCCTTCGCGCGCCAGCTTCGATCCGATGGCCGGCGCCAGCTCGCAGCAAGCGCCTGTGCGTGCCGAGCAGCGCACCGTCCAGGTTGAAGGTGCGCTCAAGCACACCAGCTACCTGAACCGCACCTTTACCTTCGAAAACTTCGTTGAGGGCAAGTCCAACCAACTGGCTCGCGCTGCGGCGTGGCAGGTGGCAGACAACCCCAAGCACGGTTACAACCCGCTCTTCCTTTATGGCGGCGTAGGTCTGGGTAAGACTCACTTGATGCACGCGGTGGGTAACCACCTGCTGAAGAAAAACCCGAATGCCAAGGTCGTGTACCTGCATTCCGAGCGTTTTGTAGCGGATATGGTCAAAGCCCTGCAGCTCAATGCCATCAACGAGTTCAAGCGCTTCTACCGTTCGGTGGATGCCTTGCTGATCGATGACATTCAATTCTTTGCGCGCAAGGAACGGTCCCAGGAAGAGTTCTTCCACACCTTCAACGCCCTGCTTGAAGGTGGTCAGCAAGTGATTCTGACCAGTGACCGCTACCCTAAAGAGATCGAAGGCCTCGAAGAGCGTCTCAAGTCGCGTTTTGGCTGGGGCTTGACGGTTGCCGTCGAACCGCCGGAGCTTGAGACCCGCGTAGCGATCCTGATGAAGAAGGCCGATCAGGCCAAGGTCGACCTGCCCCACGATGCAGCCTTCTTTATCGCCCAGCGTATTCGCTCCAACGTGCGTGAGCTCGAAGGCGCGCTCAAGCGCGTTATTGCCCACTCGCACTTTATGGGCCGCGACATCACCATCGAGTTGATTCGCGAGTCGCTGAAGGACTTGCTGGCGCTGCAAGATAAACTCGTCTCTGTGGATAACATCCAGCGTACGGTGGCCGAGTACTACAAGAT harbors:
- the rpmH gene encoding 50S ribosomal protein L34, with the translated sequence MKRTFQPSTIKRARTHGFRARMATKNGRAVLSRRRAKGRARLAV
- the dnaA gene encoding chromosomal replication initiator protein DnaA, whose product is MSVELWQQCVELLRDELPAQQFNTWIRPLQVEAEGDELRVYAPNRFVLDWVNEKYLSRLLELLNEHSNGMAPALSLLIGSKRSSAPRAAPNAPLAAAASQQAPAPSAPAPTATAAPAPAPKQAEAASEEPSRASFDPMAGASSQQAPVRAEQRTVQVEGALKHTSYLNRTFTFENFVEGKSNQLARAAAWQVADNPKHGYNPLFLYGGVGLGKTHLMHAVGNHLLKKNPNAKVVYLHSERFVADMVKALQLNAINEFKRFYRSVDALLIDDIQFFARKERSQEEFFHTFNALLEGGQQVILTSDRYPKEIEGLEERLKSRFGWGLTVAVEPPELETRVAILMKKADQAKVDLPHDAAFFIAQRIRSNVRELEGALKRVIAHSHFMGRDITIELIRESLKDLLALQDKLVSVDNIQRTVAEYYKIKISDLLSKRRSRSVARPRQVAMALSKELTNHSLPEIGDVFGGRDHTTVLHACRKINELKESDADIREDYKNLLRTLTT
- the rnpA gene encoding ribonuclease P protein component, coding for MSQDFSREKRLLTPRHFKAVFDSPTGKVPGKNLLLLARSNDLDHPRLGLVIGKKSVKLSVERNRLKRLMRESFRLHQDLLVGWDIVIVARKGLGDVENPELIQHFGKLWKRLARNTPVPAVKTETVGVGSPDA